CGCTAAAACAAGGTGCAACATCATGACAGCACGCAGGATTCTGGTTACGGGCGGCGCGGGCTTTATCGGCTCTGCGCTGGTGCGTCTGCTGATAAATGACAGCGCGCACCATGTACATGTTATCGACGCCCTCACCTATGCTGGCAATTTGAGCTCGCTGGCTCCGGTCGCCGATGATCCGCGCTACAGCTTTGCACAAGTCGATATTTGCGACCTGTCGGCAGTGACACGGGAAATCGTCCAGTTCCAGCCCGATACCATCATGCATCTCGCCGCCGAAAGCCATGTCGACCGCTCGATCGATGGTCCGGCCGCGTTCATCCAGACCAATCTGGTCGGCACCTTCAACATGCTGGCGGCGGCGCGCGAATATTGGCAGGGTCTCGATGCGGATGACCAAAGCGTCTTTCGCTTCCACCATATCTCCACCGATGAGGTGTTCGGCGAACTGGGCGATACCGGCTATTTCACCGAAGAAACGCCCTATGATCCACGCTCGCCATATTCCTCATCCAAGGCCGGGTCGGATCATCTGGTCAGCGCCTGGCATCACAGCTATGGCCTGCCCACGCTGATCACCAACTGCTCGAACAATTACGGCCCCTATCATTTCCCCGAAAAGCTGATCCCGCTGATGATCATCAAATGCCTCGCTGGCGAACCGCTGCCGGTCTATGGCGATGGCAGCAATGTCCGCGACTGGCTCTATGTCGATGACCATGTCCGCGCCATGCTGGCGGTTATCGAGAGCGGCACTTCAGGCGAAAGCTATATGGTCGGCGGCAATAGCGAGCGTACCAATTTGCAGGTGGTCGAAACCATTTGCGACACGCTCGACGGTATCCGCCCGCGCAGCGACGGCAAAAGCTATCGTGAACAGATCAGTTTTGTCACCGATCGGCCGGGCCATGACTTCCGCTATGCCATCGATGCCGGCAAGTTGCAGGACAATCTTGGATGGGAGCCGGTCGAGACATTTGAAAGCGGCATGGCCAAGACCATAAAATGGTATCTCGACAATGAGACGTGGTGGCGTGATATACTGTCCGGCGCCTATCGCGGCGAAAGGCTGGGCACAGGACGGACATGATCGAAGCACGCAGGATATTGATCACCGGAGGCAGCGGGCAGGTGGGCACCTGCCTGCAGGCGCTGCCTTGGCCCGATGATATCGCACTGGTGGTTCCCGATCTCGATAGTTTCGACCTGACCGATCCCGTTTCGGTCGCGCGCTTCATCCGTGAAAACCCGCTTAATGCCGTGGTCAATGCCGGGGCCTATACCGCGGTCGACAAGGCCGAGAGCGAGCCCGAACTGGCGATGGCGGCCAACGGCCAT
Above is a genomic segment from Pseudomonadota bacterium containing:
- the rfbB gene encoding dTDP-glucose 4,6-dehydratase, producing the protein MTARRILVTGGAGFIGSALVRLLINDSAHHVHVIDALTYAGNLSSLAPVADDPRYSFAQVDICDLSAVTREIVQFQPDTIMHLAAESHVDRSIDGPAAFIQTNLVGTFNMLAAAREYWQGLDADDQSVFRFHHISTDEVFGELGDTGYFTEETPYDPRSPYSSSKAGSDHLVSAWHHSYGLPTLITNCSNNYGPYHFPEKLIPLMIIKCLAGEPLPVYGDGSNVRDWLYVDDHVRAMLAVIESGTSGESYMVGGNSERTNLQVVETICDTLDGIRPRSDGKSYREQISFVTDRPGHDFRYAIDAGKLQDNLGWEPVETFESGMAKTIKWYLDNETWWRDILSGAYRGERLGTGRT